The Streptomyces achromogenes genome window below encodes:
- a CDS encoding DUF4287 domain-containing protein: protein MSHVLSEETHRNILARIPHCTGREVADWLRTVDEGPALRFEEKVSWLRAEHNLAYGHAKAIIHEYDLRRAARKLL, encoded by the coding sequence ATGTCCCATGTCCTCTCCGAGGAGACCCACCGCAACATTCTCGCCCGCATCCCCCATTGCACCGGTCGTGAAGTCGCCGACTGGCTGCGCACCGTCGACGAAGGCCCCGCTCTCCGCTTCGAGGAGAAGGTCAGCTGGCTGCGCGCCGAGCACAACCTCGCGTACGGCCACGCCAAGGCGATCATCCACGAGTACGACCTGAGGAGGGCCGCGCGCAAACTGCTCTAG
- a CDS encoding Bax inhibitor-1/YccA family protein: protein MRSRNPVFSRRGFSRDNGYAGFNAAPQAGGPAVGTQQGNPYAQPAGNPYAQNPYAQQDLQHGAPPQAPAATGRMTMDDVVARTATTLGTVVVTAILSWLLLPVDEANIGKSYGIAIGAGLVAMVLALVQSFKRRPAPALILSYAAFEGVFLGVISSAVSTYIADGVVAQAVLGTMAVFAGVLVAYKAGWIRVNRRFYGFVMAAAIGFVLLMMVNLLFAVFGGGDGLGFRSGGLGIVFGIIGIILGACFLALDFKQVEDGVAYGAPREEAWLAAFGLTMTLVWIYMEFLRLLSILNSD from the coding sequence ATGAGGAGCAGAAACCCGGTCTTCTCGCGACGGGGGTTCAGCCGCGACAACGGCTACGCGGGCTTCAACGCCGCGCCGCAGGCCGGGGGACCCGCAGTCGGCACGCAGCAGGGCAACCCGTACGCCCAGCCGGCCGGCAACCCGTACGCGCAGAACCCCTACGCCCAGCAGGACCTGCAGCACGGCGCCCCGCCGCAGGCCCCGGCCGCCACCGGCCGGATGACGATGGACGACGTCGTCGCGCGCACCGCGACCACGCTCGGCACCGTGGTCGTCACGGCGATCCTGTCGTGGCTGCTGCTGCCCGTCGACGAGGCCAACATCGGCAAGTCGTACGGCATCGCCATCGGCGCCGGCCTGGTCGCGATGGTGCTCGCCCTGGTCCAGTCGTTCAAGCGGCGCCCGGCGCCCGCGCTGATCCTGTCGTACGCCGCCTTCGAGGGCGTCTTCCTCGGCGTGATCTCCAGCGCGGTCTCGACCTACATCGCGGACGGGGTCGTCGCCCAGGCGGTGCTCGGCACCATGGCGGTCTTCGCCGGCGTGCTCGTGGCCTACAAGGCCGGCTGGATCCGCGTCAACCGTCGCTTCTACGGCTTCGTGATGGCCGCCGCGATCGGTTTCGTCCTGCTGATGATGGTGAACCTGCTGTTCGCCGTCTTCGGCGGCGGTGACGGCCTCGGCTTCCGCAGCGGCGGCCTCGGCATCGTGTTCGGCATCATCGGCATCATCCTCGGCGCCTGCTTCCTCGCTCTGGACTTCAAGCAGGTCGAGGACGGCGTGGCCTACGGCGCCCCGCGCGAGGAGGCCTGGCTGGCCGCCTTCGGCCTCACGATGACGCTGGTGTGGATCTACATGGAGTTCCTGCGGCTCCTGTCCATCCTCAACAGCGACTGA
- a CDS encoding 4-hydroxybenzoate 3-monooxygenase, whose protein sequence is MRTTVGIVGAGPAGLLLARLLHNAGVDSVVLESRDRAYVEQRQRAGILEQGTVDVLRAAGAGERMDREGLRHDGIELRFDRRRHRVDFPALTGGRSVTVYAQTEVCKDLIALQLKEGGPLLFEAEALAVEDADTDRPRVRFRHQGVEDVLECDYVVGCDGFWGVARKAVPAETSRTFERSYPFGWLGVLADVPPSHDELVYARHDRGFALLSMRSPSVSRLYLQVPEGTDAESWSDEEIWDELERRFATDDGWRLERGPITQKSVTPMRSYVHEPMRHGRLFLAGDAAHIVPPTGAKGLNLAVGDVVTFARALTHRRETGSSALLDAYSATCLRRVWQAERFSYDMTTLLHPAPDADPFEGRLQLARLERIASSRAAETDLAEGYTGFSFE, encoded by the coding sequence ATGCGCACGACCGTCGGCATCGTCGGCGCCGGCCCCGCCGGCCTCCTCCTCGCCCGTCTGCTGCACAACGCCGGCGTCGACTCGGTCGTGCTGGAGAGCCGTGACCGCGCCTACGTCGAGCAGCGCCAGCGCGCCGGGATCCTGGAACAGGGCACGGTGGACGTGCTGCGCGCGGCGGGAGCCGGGGAGCGCATGGACCGCGAGGGCCTGCGGCACGACGGCATAGAGCTGCGGTTCGACCGCCGCCGCCATCGCGTCGACTTCCCCGCGCTCACCGGCGGCCGGTCGGTGACCGTCTACGCCCAGACCGAGGTGTGCAAGGACCTCATCGCCCTCCAGCTGAAGGAGGGCGGCCCGCTGCTGTTCGAGGCGGAGGCCCTGGCCGTGGAGGACGCCGACACCGACCGCCCCCGCGTCCGCTTCCGCCACCAGGGCGTCGAGGACGTCCTGGAGTGCGACTACGTCGTCGGCTGCGACGGCTTCTGGGGCGTCGCCCGCAAGGCCGTCCCGGCCGAGACGAGCCGCACCTTCGAACGGTCCTACCCGTTCGGCTGGCTCGGCGTCCTCGCCGACGTGCCGCCCTCCCACGACGAGCTGGTCTACGCCCGTCACGACCGCGGGTTCGCGCTGCTGTCCATGCGGTCCCCGTCCGTCTCCCGCCTGTACCTCCAGGTGCCCGAGGGCACGGACGCCGAGTCGTGGAGCGACGAGGAGATCTGGGACGAGCTGGAGCGGCGGTTCGCCACCGACGACGGCTGGCGGCTGGAGCGCGGGCCGATCACCCAGAAGTCGGTCACCCCGATGCGCTCCTACGTCCACGAGCCCATGCGGCACGGGCGGCTCTTCCTCGCCGGCGACGCGGCCCACATCGTGCCGCCCACCGGGGCGAAGGGGCTGAACCTGGCCGTCGGGGACGTCGTCACCTTCGCCAGGGCGCTGACCCACCGGCGGGAGACGGGATCGTCCGCGCTCCTGGACGCCTACTCCGCGACCTGTCTGCGGCGCGTGTGGCAGGCCGAGCGGTTCTCCTACGACATGACCACCCTGCTGCACCCCGCCCCGGACGCGGACCCCTTCGAGGGCCGTCTGCAGCTCGCCCGTCTCGAGCGGATCGCCTCCTCCCGGGCCGCCGAGACCGACCTCGCCGAGGGGTACACCGGGTTCTCGTTCGAATGA
- a CDS encoding ABC transporter ATP-binding protein produces MTTSPLAERTTAVAARATDLSKIYGQGETQVVALDRVSADFRQAEFTAIMGPSGSGKSTLMHCVAGLDTFSSGSVRIGDTELGSLKDKQLTKLRRDKIGFIFQAFNLLPTLTARENITLPMDIAGRKPDKEWLEKVIAMVGLADRLGHRPSQLSGGQQQRVAVARALASRPDIIFGDEPTGNLDSRSGAEVLGFLRNSVRELGQTVVMVTHDPVAAAYADRVVFLADGRIVDEMHGPTAESVLDRMKRFDAKGRTS; encoded by the coding sequence GTGACCACCAGCCCCCTCGCCGAGCGGACCACCGCCGTGGCCGCGCGCGCCACGGACCTGTCGAAGATCTACGGACAGGGCGAGACCCAGGTGGTCGCCCTGGACCGGGTGTCGGCCGACTTCCGGCAGGCCGAGTTCACCGCGATCATGGGGCCGTCCGGCTCCGGCAAGTCCACTCTGATGCACTGCGTGGCCGGGCTCGACACCTTCTCCTCCGGCTCCGTGCGCATCGGCGACACCGAGCTCGGCTCGCTGAAGGACAAGCAGCTCACCAAGCTCCGCCGGGACAAGATCGGGTTCATCTTCCAGGCGTTCAACCTGCTGCCGACGCTGACGGCCCGCGAGAACATCACGCTCCCCATGGACATCGCGGGGCGCAAGCCGGACAAGGAGTGGCTGGAAAAGGTCATCGCCATGGTCGGCCTCGCCGACCGGCTCGGCCACCGGCCCTCACAGCTCTCCGGCGGTCAGCAGCAGCGGGTCGCCGTCGCCCGCGCCCTGGCCTCCCGGCCGGACATCATCTTCGGCGACGAACCGACCGGCAACCTCGACTCGCGCTCGGGCGCCGAGGTGCTGGGCTTCCTGCGCAACTCCGTGCGGGAGTTGGGGCAGACCGTGGTCATGGTGACCCACGACCCGGTGGCAGCGGCCTACGCGGACCGGGTCGTCTTCCTCGCGGACGGACGCATCGTCGACGAGATGCACGGCCCGACCGCCGAGTCGGTGCTCGACCGTATGAAGCGCTTCGACGCCAAGGGCCGCACCAGCTGA